GCCGCTATTTTCGAGGAGCGATGGCGGAGGCGGCGTGGAAGAGTTTGGAAGAGCTGCCGTCGGTGCGCGCCGATTTTCCGCACGCCGGGAACTGGGCCAAGGCGGATATTGCTCCCGTCCACGTCGGGCGGTTGCTGGCCAAACTGCAATTGCCCTGCATTCGCGACTATATCGAGTCGTTTCCCGACATCGTCGGACGCCACATGGGGTTCAGTTTTTATTCGTACGCGGCGGGCGATTGCCTGCCCACTCATGATGACACGGATCAGGGGCCTTCAACGGGAGCGAGGCCGGCTCCGTTGCGCCGCCTCGCACTGGTGGGCTATTTTCACGAAGAATGGAAGCCGGATTGGGGCGGCGAACTGATCCTGTACGCGCAACGGAGACCGTCGGAGTCCAGCTTGCCCGATCTGGTGCCGACCCATTGTATTGAGCCTCGTCCCGGTTCCCTGGTCATGTTTACCGTTCCCCGTTTTCATCGGGTCTGCAGGGTGGATCCCTCTGCGGGCAGCCGTCGGCGCTTGTCGGTTGCCGGGTGGTTCATGACGGAACACGCCTAGGGCCGGAAAGACTCGGCGGACCCTTATCCGAACCACTTTGTCTCGTGATCGGTGCCTGCATGGCTCGATCGGCTCAGCATCGGGGGAGCCTGCCGTAAGACTTCTTGAACGAAGCTGACGAGGTTTTGCCGGTCGATCGGCTTCGTGAGCACCGGAAGCCTCGTGTGAGCGATCCCATGGGCGGCCAATTCTTTCTCGGGGTCCTTGCACACGAGAGCGACCCGCAAATTCCGCCTGGTTTCGGCAGCCCTGATCGCCAACTCAAACCCGTTGACGTGCGGGAATGGATTGGCGGTCGAGGCCAGTTGGAATTCCGGCGGGGGCAGGACAAGGTCCGCCAGAAGAAGATGAATGGGGCCGTCATGCTGGGCACACACCTTTAACGCGTCGGAACTGCCGTTGGTCCACAGCACGATAAAGCCGGCTTCCTCAAGGGCGGATTGAGACAGTCGAGCGTGAGCCGTTTCGTCGCTGACGAGAAGAATCGTGCGGGCAAGGGCGGACAGTTCGGATGACGATGGTTTCAGCATGGCCGAGCTCCTATGTCGATCATAATCCTGCGCCCTGTCGGGGGCCAGAAAATCCTTGTTCTCGGCTGGATTATGGCGGATGAACAATCGAGACGACGATCAAGAGATGAGGACTTGAGGATCAGGAGAAGCCGCCTGAGCCAATGAGAACGTAGCCGAAACGGTTATGTTCATCGAGCCGTTCAGATGCGACACTCCGCCGCGTCATCCGGTGATCGACCGGAGGCAGGCGCTTACCGTTCCTCCGCGGGCGACCGGGTTTTCAGCCTCTCCAATCTCTTCTGGTCCAGACGCACGGAAAGAGACCGTTCCTGCGAGACGATGACCGCTCCGGGAGCCAGGCCTTTGGCCTTCTTGACCCACTTGCGTCTGGTGTAAATCACCTCGCCTTTTCCGCTTTTTTTCAAGTCGCTATAAAGCAGGGCCAGGGTGGCTGCGTCGCGAACGGTTTCGGCCGGCGGATCGGCGCCCTTTTCCAGCCGGACGACAACGTGTGACCCGGGAACCCCTCTGGCGTGGAGCCAGAGATCCTCGCTTCGAGCCACGCCGAACGTCAGCTCATCGTTCTCCCTCGCGTTGCGCCCCACGAAAATCGGCAGACCATCGAACGATAAAAATCGACGGAACGGACCGCTCGACTTCGCTCCGCTCCGCGGAGAAAGGAGATGATGCGCTTGCCCGGTGGAAACGGCGCGAGGGGTCGGTGTCGACGGAGGAGTCCATGTTCCTGCTTCAATCGCCCGCAGCTCATCTTGGTACTGCGCCACCTTGCGCATCGCCTGTTCAATGCGCGGATTCAGTTCGCGCTCGGCGGCCAAGTATTTCCGATGCTTTTTGAAATACTCGGCCATGTTGTCCTGGGGAGATTTCATGGGGTCCAGAGGAATCGTGATCTCCCGAAGGTGCTCGTCAAAGTAGTCCGTCACCGTGACCATATCGGCGCCTTTTCTGATCGCTCCGATATTGGCTTTGATCAGTTCTCCATAGCGGGCGTAGTCGCGGTATCCGGCGGCTCGCGCGAGATCGTCCCGCCAGGCGTCGATCCGTCGCCGCTCTTTCTTGACGGCCTGTTGCAGCGTTCGCCGACGAGTCTCCTCGGCATGCGCTCTTGTCAATGTCGATTCTTTTTCGGAGTAATAATCGTCGATGGCGCGGGAGACCGAGCCGTTTTCCCCGCCGATGAAGCGGATCTGCTTCGTATCGCAATCTTCGTTTTGCCGCGGGGCCGGATGAGCATACGGGTGTCCCACAAGGTTGCGTCGGTTGAAAAGACCGTGCAGGACTCGCCTATCCGCGTCGATTACGAGAATGTCGGCTTGTTTGCCGGTCAGTTCGCACACGACGGTTCTGACGCCATGCCGGCTTGCGCAGGAAATTTCAACGATGCGGTCGTTCGGGATCTGACGAATGTCGTCGATGCGGGCTCCCTGCACGTGGGCCCTGAGGAACCGGCAAAAGGCCGGAGGCGTGGGCGGGTTGGGGAGGCTGTGCCGCGTCAAATGCAGGCGGGTCGTTTCAGGCTTGCAAGAAATCAGAAGCCGATGAGTGTGGCCGGGAACGCGCACGTGAAAGATGATCGTCGAATCGGCCGGTTGCTCGACTTTTTGAATCCAGCCGCCGCGGAGAGCCGGCACAATTTCGGCCAATACGTGCTCGATCTCGGTCTTATTGAGCGTCATCGAATCCGGCGTCGCCCCTTCCGAATCGAATAAGAGCGGGGCGTCGATGGTGTCGAAAGAAAGTCATTGCGGCCATAAATTGCGTCCTTGCCAGGGAGTCGTTCGGGGCTACACTGTACGATCGTCTTCACGAACAAGCAAGAACCGGAAAAGGGCGGCCGTGGCATCGTCATTGCTCTCCCTTCAGAGAAACGACCGATCAAAGAGGCCGGCGACAGCGACGGCCATTACTCGCCCGGAGGCTTGTATGAATTGCTCAAGATGTCGGGGTTTGATGGTGGAGGACGATCTTCTCGATATTCGAGAGAGTTATGCCCCGATGTGGATTCGAGGTCTGCGCTGTGTGTCATGCGGCAATATCGTGGACCCTGTCATTCATCGGAATCGGATGCGGCGGCGAACCGGTCAACCGACGACGCTGAAACGTGATGAGCAAAAACCATCTCGGTTCCGCCTCCCCAAAGCCGCGTAGAGAAAAGAGGTCATCACTTCCTCAAACATGGCCGCTAACATCCCGACGAGCCGGACGGGTCAGATCCGATCTGGACCGGTCCGATCTGAATCTTGGCGCCGCCACCGGCGATTGATTCGTCGAAGCCGATCTCTCGCACGGCGCAGTTGGTTTTGAGCCTACGGGGACCTGACGCCGCCCGTTCATTTTCGAGAAGACCGTTTCCTCATTGCAGCTTTCCCCCCTCTGCGTTACAGTGCCGGCGCACAGGTGGTCTGATCTCGAATCCCTCATGACGCCACTGTTAAACCCGCAGGCTCTGGCGCAATTGACGGCGGAGTTCCGACTGTCCATGAGCCGGTTGCTGCAGGACCTTTGTCGAGAATTGCGAACCGATTATCAGGACATGTCGTCTCGCCTGAATCTCCCCGTCGGGCTGTTCGAACAAATCGGCCGTTCTCTGGCCTTTGCGAGGTTTTCAACCTGGAGGGTCGTCGGATGGATCGAGACGCTCAACGACCTGGTCTATTTTCTCGATCTTCTCCAACAATGGGAAATGGAGCCGGATCGGAAGGAATTCACGCGGCAGCTTTTCGCCGAGTGTCAGGACAAATTTTTCGAGAACGGTTATCTGTCCGATCTCTTTCCTTCCGGCGGTCCGACCGGTTCGGGTTTTCAAAAGCGGCTTTCGTCTCTCTGCGGCCGCCTGGCCCGGGAAGTGACGCAGGAAGCGTTGTTCTTCGACCCCGTGCGTACGACGAAATGGGTTGGGCGGCAAACGTTGTCGGGATGGTCGACGGTCGGTTCGCTTGACGCGAACTTTGAGCGGGCCGATCCGCAGGCCGTGATTCCCGTCGGTCTGGACGATGGGTGGTGCGAGGCGCCCGATACCGTTCGCCGCCTCTTGCGACGGTCTCCCGGCCGCTCGGTCTTTCTCGTTAAGGCCGACACAATAGTCCTGCGGGTCGGACGCGCGACCGTTCCGATTTGGTCTCAAGAAAAAGGGAAAGAGCGATGGCTCTGGAGGCGACGGGCGGAGTCGAAGGTGGCGGACACGATTCATGGTCTCGTGACGATCGGTCCCACTCTTGTTTATGGGAGCGACCGTTCTCCTCGGAAAGTCCAGCAGACGGACACCGGACAGGTCAAGAGAATCCGCCGCGCCTGGCGCACGATTCGATCGGTCTGGCCGGAGGGCCATGCGGTCTTGGAATTGCTCACGTCGCGGATCGTGCCGCTGAAGGCCAAGGGGGTCGTCAGCTTCAGCTATCGACACAGGCCCGGCTTGTCTTTCATCAACTGTTTCGATCGCGACAATCTCGACCTGCTTGACGATCTGATCCATGAAAACAGCCACCATCACTTGAATCTGTTGCTGCGCAAGCACGTCATGTATCGCGGCGATCGCAATCAGCGGATTTTCTATTCGCCCTGGAGACGAAGTCTCCGTCCCCTTCGCGGCATTCTGCACGCCGCCTTTACGTTCACGATGGGCGCCATGCTGTTTGAGCGGCTCTCATCATGGGCGTCCGGTCGGGAGGGAGACAAACAATGGAAGCGAGCGGGATTGACGAGGCGTGATTTGCAACGGGCCAGATTCCGCGGGTTGGAGGAAATCGAATCCGTGCGCTACGCTTTACAAGATTTGCGGTACGCCGACCGTCGCCTCGGTTGGCTGACCGGATCGGGCCGTCGATTGGTTCGTCAGATGGAGAAGGTTATCGCCGAGGTCGAAGACCGCCTTGCGCCCCATCGCGGCGACGTGTTGCGTTCGAGGTTCGGCCCGGCCCTCCGGCGCCACGTCGAACAATTGAAGAAAGCCCGTATGACCTACGGGCCGATGCGGTTGAGCGAGGTCTAGAGACGATGGCTGAGGGGGACGGCGCTCCATGGTTGTTGGGGCCGTTGGATTTCGATGGTGGGTGGAGACCCCTCAGTCTCTACGGTTCCACCGTCACATTGACGAACGCCGGGAGACTGTCCGCGCCCCTCTTATCCGTCACCCGTAGCTTGAACCGGTAGGTCCTCGGCTCCGAAACGGGAGGCGCGAGGAAGGAGGCTTCGGAGTTATCGGCGTCAAGAAGCGCCACTTTGCTGCCGCGCACCTGACTCCAACTGTAGTAGAGCGCATCACCTTCAGGATCCCGGCTCTTTATGCCGGTCAGTTTCACTTTCGTCCCGGCTTTTACGGTTTTATCGGTTCCGGCGTCCGCGATGGGAGGCTCATTGGGCTCGTCGTTGACGTTGACTTCCACGTCCAAGCGCGCCTGTTTGCCGCGATTCGAAACGGTGATGACCGTCTTGCCGTTGCCCGTGATCTGCAGGAGGCCGTCGGGGAGGATTTTGATGACGCGGGGATCGGATGAATCATAGGCGGTGCCCGTCTCCGGCCTGGTGATTCTGCGGGTCACGCCGTCGGAGAATTCGCCGACGACCGGCAGTTCGAAGATTTTTCCCAGAGAATCCACGTGGCCGAAGGCGGACGATTGCCCCGTCCGTCCCAGTTGCAGAGGTTTGTCGGTCTCAAAGTCAATCGCATGAAGGACGGCCTCCGGCTCCACGGACACTATGAGTTCATCGAACACGGAACGGGTGCCGAGTCGTCCCCGTGAGACGTCCGCGACCGCCAACAATCGCATCGGTCCGATTCCATCCTGTGGAACGGGCAAGGCCCCACCGAACGGCGGATCTTGTTCGGCTGTTCCGATCATGGTCACGGGCGCGATAATCGAGCCTGTGGCCGTCGCGTCGTCCTGTTCGACTAAAACCTCGTCTCCTTCGCGAGACCAATAATAGCGGACCTTGACGATGCCGCGGTCCGTGCCTAAGTCCACGCGGGCGCTGACGGTGCCGCCGGCCTTGAGAACGGCGCCTTCCGGTGGTTCGATGATTTTGAAGGCGGAGGCGGTCTCGATGCTCCACGGCGCGGCGAAGCTCGCAAGAGCGGATGCAAGTCCCATCGCGCGCATCAGATGATCCGTCCGTCCTCCGGTTGTTCGCATTCCCCTTACCTTGTCAAATGGAACGGCACGTCGGTCAAAACCACCCGCTCTTTGAACAACAGCGCGGCTTTCAACATGAGCGCCCGTTGGTTGTGCAGAATGTTTTGCCACCAACGCGCCGGGAGAATTTCCGGGAGCACGACGGTGATCCAGCAATCCGGGTCTTTTTGCCGTTGCTCTTCGATAAAGTCCATGATCGATCCCAGCACGGAACGGTAAGGAGACGGCAGAACAATCAAGGGAATGCCGCAGCCCCATTGCGCCCACTGGATTTCCGCAAGGGCGGTTTCTTCTTTATTGACGTCCACCAAAATCGCCCTGATTTCTCCGCCGCGACTTCTGGCGTAATCGACGGCCCGCACCACGGATTTGTTCACTCCGCTGATCGGAAGGAGCACCAGGTTTCGTCGGGGATGGGGAGGGCGGGAATCCCGCGCGAGCGCGATCTGCTCCTTGACGGCCAAGTAGTGCGAGCGAATGCCGCGAAACATGAGGATCAGGAGAGGAATCAGGAAGAGAACGATCCATGAGCCGTCCCAGAATTTCGTCGTGGCGATGATGAGCGTGGCGATGCCGGTCGTAAGCGCCCCCATGCCGTTGACGACGAGTTTTTTTCTCCAGTGTTCTCCCTTGCGTTTGAGCCAACTTTGAACCATTCCCGACTGTGAAATGGTGAAAGACATAAACACGCCGATGGCGTAGAGCGGGATCAACGCGTGGGTGTCTCCTTCAAACACGACGAGCAGCAAGCAGGCGAACACTCCAAGGAGGACGATGCCGTTCGAGAAGACCAGACGATCGCCGATCGACGCCATCTGATGCGGCATGAATCCGTCTCTGGCCAGGATCGACGCCAAATGGGGAAAACCCGCGAACGCGCTGTTGGCGGCCAGGATCAAGAGAATCATGGTGCCGATTTGGACGGCGTAATACAGAACGCCGGTTCCGAACGTCAGACGGGCCAGTTGGGAGACGACTGTCTCATCGGGTTTAGGAATAACGTGGTAGTGATAGGCCATCCAACTCACGCCCATAAAGAGCGAGCCTAAAATGAGAGACATCCAAATCATGGTCACGGCGGCGTTTTTCGATTCGGGGTAACGAAACGCCTTCACGCCGTTCGAGATGACTTCCATGCCAGTGACCGCCGAGCAGCCGACCGCAAAGGCCCGAAGAAGCAAAAACAGCGTGATGGGCTCCGCCTGCTCGATCGGGGAGACCGAAACTCCCGTCGCCGGATCGAGTTTCGGATCGAACAGGGATCGCGCCACTCCCACGATGACGAGGAGACTGAGTCCGGCGATGGCGAAGTACGTCGGGATGGAAAAAAACGTGCCCGACTCCCGGACGCCGCGCAAGTTCATGATGACGATGAAGAGAATCGTCACAAGCCCGAGCGCTTCACGATGGGGGAAGAGACCTGGCACTGCCGAGGTGAGCGCCGCGATTCCCGCCGCGATGCTGACCGCCACGGTGACGACGTAGCTGATCATCAAGGCCCCGGCCGCGACCAGCGATGGCAGCTCCCCCAGGTTCGCCTTGGCGACGGTATAGGCTCCGCCTCCTTCCGGGTACTCATAGATGATTTGTCGATAGGAGATGGTGAGAATCAGTACGAGGAACAGGATGGCCAGACTGACCGGAATCGACCATGCGATGGCGGCCGCGCCTCCCAGGACGAGAACCAACAAGATTTCTTCCGTCGCATAGGCGACGGAAGAAATATTGTTAGAAGAAAAAATGGCGAGCGCGAGGGTTTTTGATAATCGCTGGTCTCCGGCCTGAGCTGTCTTCAGCGGGTCGCCGACCAGCCAGCGTTTGAGAAGCATGGCGGCATTATCTCATAAAGTTTTTAGAGGGTGAAAGTTCATGTGTCCGCTGTCATGGGACAAAAGACTCAGCGGGCCGGTTCCACCTAATGACCCATCGGCCGATCGATCTCCTGCTCTCGATGACGGGTCATCGAGATACGTCGGTGCATGCGGCAAACACGGCGATGGCGACCGACGGGAAAGTTGAAAATAATTTGCCGAGGGCGGCTTGTGAGATACAGTTGGACTTCGAAAGGTCGTCGTGAGAAGACAAGTGTACACGACGAACATTCCTTTTGGGGAATTCCCGCTGTCGGCGACGGTGAAAAGCTCGATCGGTTTCCTGGTATGACCTGTTCGCTCGACGGCAGGTGACGCGAAGAGGGATTTGAAGAAAGGGCGACGGGATGGAGCCAATGGGCAGCGAGACGGACTCAAACCGACGGTTCGCCCACTTGCGCCGCCATTGTCGTGTTCGTATTGCGACGCCGTTTCCTTGTTTGTTTGCGTTGGTCAGTCCGAATCGGCGGCTTGCGGTCGAGCAAGGCGACGTCGGGGTCGTCTATGACATGTCAGCAAAGGGCGCTCGCATGATGACCGAGGCGGTGATCTCGCCCGGTGATCGCATCGCACTCAGCCTGCAATTTCCACATCATACCTCTCCCACGATCATCGAGCTCGCGACCGTTCGTTGGGGAAGGGCGCAGACCTATGGCATCGAGTTCGACGATCGTTCGCTGATAGCCGATGCCGGCCTTCACACGCTTTCGGGCCGTTCCTCGCGGCAGTTCCCTGTGTCTGTTCCCTGACCTTTCGGTCCTTCGATCCCACCGACGCCCGTTTCCGTCGCCATGCGCTTGCCCTGGGGAGGGATCGGCTTTCCTCGCCGTCGCGCGATAGCTTTGTCCGAAGATTTCCTTGGAGTGTCGCAACTATTTGATGGCGACCGCCTTGACCTCTTTGTAGGTGGTCTGTCCCTGAAGCACTTTTTGGATGCCGTCTTGGAGGAGGGTCGTCATGCCTTGAGCGAGAGCGGTCTTGAGCATCTCTTCCGTGGTGGCCCTGCGCTGGATCATGCGTTTGATTTCGTCGGTGCCGAGCAGCAGCTCATGGAGAGCGATGCGTCCTCTGAAACCGGAGCGGTTGCACGTCTCGCAGCCTTTGGCGCGATACAGGTGAAACGTATTATCCTGCTTGACTCCGAGTCGATCCCATTGCTCCGCCCCATAGCCCGACCGGAGTTCGGCGTATTCCTCCGGCGTGCAGACGTACTGTTCTTTGCAATCTTTGCAGAGGCGCCGGGCAAGGCGTTGAGCCAAGACGCCCAGCATGGCGTCGGCGAAGCTGAAGGGATCGCAACCCATGTCGAGCAGGCGGGTGACGGTTTCCACCGCGCTGTTCGTGTGCAGGGTGCTGAGCACCAAATGGCCCGTGAGAGAGGCTTCGATGCCCATGTCGGCCGTTTCTTTGTCCCGCATTTCTCCGACCATGATCACGTCCGGGTCCGCGCGCAGGAACGCGCGCATGGCCGCGGCGAACGTGAAACCGATTTTCGGTTGAACTTGGACTTGTCTCAATCCATATTGCGTGATTTCCACCGGATCTTCGGCGGTCCAGATCTTGATGTCCGGCGTGTTGATATGGCCCAGTACGGAGTGAAGCGTGGTCGTTTTGCCCGATCCGGTCGGCCCCACGCAGAGAATGATCCCGTAGGGCTTTTCGGAGATTTCCTTGAGAGCCTTGAGGTTGCGTTCCGAAAACCCCATTTGATCGAGCGGCAGCGGTTCGCTTGCGGCAAGGATGCGCAGCACGACGTCTTCGTTATAGCCGGCCGTTGGAATGGTCGCGACGCGGAGTTCGATTTCCTTCGTGTCCGACAATTTGAATTTGATCTTTCCGTCCTGCGGCTTGCGCCGCTCGGCGATGTCGAGGCTGGCCATGATTTTGATCCGTGAGACGATGGCGCGCCGGTAACTCTGGGGAATTTTCATATACTCGAAACACTCGCCGTCCACGCGGAAACGGACGACGGTCTCGCGCTTTTCTCCATAAGGCTCGATGTGAATGTCCGATGCGTTTTGCCGGTAGGCGTCGGCGATGATCTGGTTCGCCAGGCGCACGATGGCGCTGTCGTTTTCATCAAGCCCCCCCGCAGCCGCTTCTTCCATGGCTTCGGCTTGCGCCTCGGTGACGAGCTCGCCCAGAATGTCGGACACGCTTTCATCCAGCTTGCGGCCTCCTCCGTCTCCTTGTCCCGCGGCCAGGAATTGGGCGATGTCCCGCCGCAAGCCGACGGCGAACCGGATGTTGAGTCCGGGGAACGTTCGTTTGATGTCCTGAACCCGATCCAAATCGCCGGGATCGTCGGTCAGGATTTCGATTGAAGCGCGGTCCCGCCGGAGGGGAATCCAGTGATTCTTTTTGAGGTAGTCAAGATTGAGGTTTTTGAGGAGCTCGACGTCAAGGACGGTGCGCTCGCTGTATTCGATGTAAGGACACTTGTAGAACTGCGCCAGCGACTTGCCGAGTTCCGATTTCGGGACTTTGTACTTTTCGAGCAGAATCGTCTCCAGGTCGTTGACGCCTTTGCGCGATTCGGCGATTGCGTTGTCGAGATCGGTTTGCGTCAGGCGATTGCCGTTCAGTAGCAGATCGAAGCGCGTGGGATTTTTCTTCGCCGTGTTTTTCAGATTGTAGAAGGCGGTGCCGAGCGCTTTGGCGATTTCGGCGACGGATTCTTCGTCCTTTCTCGTGAAGCGCGATCCGGCTTTCTTGTTCAAGAGCTGGATCACGCCCATGAGGTATTTGTTGTCGGCGACGATCGGATAAGTCAGCACCTGTTTGGTTTTGAAGCCCGTCCGCTTGTCGTAGGTGCTGTCGTGGAGCAAGGCGGGATGGATGCTTCGCAACTCTGCGGCGTTATAGGCGTCGGCGACGTTGACGGGGCGGAGGTATTTCGCGCAGAACCCGGCCAGGCTCTGCTCGGTGATGGGAATGCGGAATTCTTCGACGCTGTCGACTTGCGGGATTTTGAAGAAGATTTCCTTCTTGTCCGCGTCGACCGCGAACAGCGTCAAGTCCTGCGCGTCGAACAGGCTGAGAATATCGTGGTGGAGGTCCAGGACGATCTGATCGAGGTTGGTGGCGCACTGAATCTGCTTGATGATTCGATTGACCTGCTCGGCCTGTTCGATTTTAAGGTTGAGTTCCCGAAGCGTCTGCGTCATCGGCTTGACGTTCATTCCCGCGATGCTCCTCGGAACCGATTGATCGCCTGCCCGGCAAGTGACGCAAACGGTTGGCGAAAAAACGACCGACGTGTGTATTGAGGCGGTTGCCTCGCTGAGTAGTCGAAACTTAGTCTAGCGGACGAGCCAAGGAAGGCAAGAAAAAGGGGATTTTACTCAATCACATAGAGCAGCGGAGAAAGAAGGCGAGAAACGGCGCGCAGTCCATCGTAAGATTTATGCGCGCAAGATTTACGAGCGCGGCCGGGCCGATTCAAGGTCAGCTTTGTCCGGAGCGGCTTTGCCGAGATGAGTCAGAATATCCGATGGACTGACGCGCGATTTCGCTCCGGTCCGTCGGATTTTGACTTCAACGACGCCGTCGGCAAGCCCTTTGTCGCCGATCACGATTTGGAAAGGAGCTCCGATGAGGTCGGCGTCATTGAACTTGACGCCGGCGCGCTCGTCTCGATCGTCCCAAAGGACTTCGAACCCTCCCTCCTGCAGCGTCTCGTAAAGACGGGCGGTGGCTTCGGCGGTTTTGCTCGATTGTGTGACCGGCAGCAGATGGACGTGAAAGGGAGCGATCGGAAACGGCCAGATGATGCCTTTCTCGTCGTGGTTTTGCTCGATGGCGGCCGCGGCGGTTCGGCCGACGCCGATCCCGTAGCAGCCCATGACGGCAAAACGCTCCTTGCCGTGATCGTCGAGAATCGTGGCGTTCATGCTCTTGCTGTACTTTGTCCCGAGGAGGAAGACTTGGCCCACTTCGATGCCCTTCGCCAGGACCAAAGGACCGTCTCCGCGCGGCGAAGGGTCGCCCGCCTGTGCGTTCCGAAGGTCGGCGAAGCGATCGACCGTAAAGTCGCGGTCCAAATTGGCGTTGACGTAGTGTGTGTCCTCCCGGTTCCCGCCGACCACGACGTTTCGCATGCCTGCGATCGCGTGGTCCGCCAAGATACGGATGCCGGAGAGACCGATGGGGCCGGCGAAGCCGACGGGGGCGCTCGTGAGGCGTAAGACGGTCTCGGGGTCGGCCAACTGAACGTCCATCACGCGTAAGAGACGGGCCAGCTTCACCTCGTTCAGCTCGTGATCCCCTCGGACGAGGACGGCGACCGGCTCGTTCTCCGCCTTGTAGATGAGTGTCTTGACCAGTTGCCGCGGGAGAACGTGCAGGAAGGACGTGACCTCTTCCACCGTTCTGCATTGGGGAGTCGATACGGCCGTCAGCGGTTGAAACGGAGCGTCATCGGCGTCGGCAGGAGGCAAAATTTCCGCCCGTTCGAGATTGGCCGCATACGATCCTTCCTCGGTGTACGCCACGGTCGCTTCGCCGGTGGCGGCCAAGACCATGAATTCATGCGAAACGTCTCCTCCGATCAATCCGGTGTCGGCCTCGACCGCGCGAAAGGTCAGGCCGCATCGGGTAAAAATTCTGGTGTAGGCGTCGTACATTTTTTGATAGCTCGCCCGCGCGCCCGCCTCGTCACCATCGAAACTGTAGGCGTCTTTCATGATGAACTCCCGGCCTCGCATCAGCCCGAAGCGAGGCCGTATCTCATCGCGAAATTTCGTCTGGATTTGATAAAAGTTGAGGGGCAGTTGCCGATACGAGCGCACCTCACGCCTGAACAGATCGGTGATGACCTCTTCATGTGTGGGGCCGAGGCAGAAATCTCGGTCATGACGGTCTTTGAAACGGAGCAATTCCTTGCCGTAATGGTCCCAGCGACCGGTCTCCTTCCACAATTCGGCCGGAGAGGCGATGGGCATCAATAACTCCTGTGCGCCGGCCCGATTCATCTCCTCGCGAATAATGCCTTCGATCTTTCGGATGACCCGCAGCCCCAGGGGAAGGTACGTGTAAATGCCGGCGGCCGTTTTGCGAATCAACCCAGCCCGGAGCATCAGCCGGTGACTGACGGTTTCCGCCTCGCCGGGATCTTCCCGCAGGGTGGGGATGAGGAGTTGAGAGGTTTTCATGCGAGCTTAGCGGGCAAAGATCCGTTCCAAATCGTTCCAGAACGCGAAGA
This sequence is a window from Candidatus Nitrospira inopinata. Protein-coding genes within it:
- a CDS encoding 2OG-Fe(II) oxygenase, with product MSSHTGLIQATESAGNLSEFSFHKNPVLVVENFWSPDDCRYFRGAMAEAAWKSLEELPSVRADFPHAGNWAKADIAPVHVGRLLAKLQLPCIRDYIESFPDIVGRHMGFSFYSYAAGDCLPTHDDTDQGPSTGARPAPLRRLALVGYFHEEWKPDWGGELILYAQRRPSESSLPDLVPTHCIEPRPGSLVMFTVPRFHRVCRVDPSAGSRRRLSVAGWFMTEHA
- a CDS encoding response regulator, giving the protein MLKPSSSELSALARTILLVSDETAHARLSQSALEEAGFIVLWTNGSSDALKVCAQHDGPIHLLLADLVLPPPEFQLASTANPFPHVNGFELAIRAAETRRNLRVALVCKDPEKELAAHGIAHTRLPVLTKPIDRQNLVSFVQEVLRQAPPMLSRSSHAGTDHETKWFG
- a CDS encoding Rqc2 family fibronectin-binding protein; this encodes MTLNKTEIEHVLAEIVPALRGGWIQKVEQPADSTIIFHVRVPGHTHRLLISCKPETTRLHLTRHSLPNPPTPPAFCRFLRAHVQGARIDDIRQIPNDRIVEISCASRHGVRTVVCELTGKQADILVIDADRRVLHGLFNRRNLVGHPYAHPAPRQNEDCDTKQIRFIGGENGSVSRAIDDYYSEKESTLTRAHAEETRRRTLQQAVKKERRRIDAWRDDLARAAGYRDYARYGELIKANIGAIRKGADMVTVTDYFDEHLREITIPLDPMKSPQDNMAEYFKKHRKYLAAERELNPRIEQAMRKVAQYQDELRAIEAGTWTPPSTPTPRAVSTGQAHHLLSPRSGAKSSGPFRRFLSFDGLPIFVGRNARENDELTFGVARSEDLWLHARGVPGSHVVVRLEKGADPPAETVRDAATLALLYSDLKKSGKGEVIYTRRKWVKKAKGLAPGAVIVSQERSLSVRLDQKRLERLKTRSPAEER
- a CDS encoding aKG-HExxH-type peptide beta-hydroxylase: MTPLLNPQALAQLTAEFRLSMSRLLQDLCRELRTDYQDMSSRLNLPVGLFEQIGRSLAFARFSTWRVVGWIETLNDLVYFLDLLQQWEMEPDRKEFTRQLFAECQDKFFENGYLSDLFPSGGPTGSGFQKRLSSLCGRLAREVTQEALFFDPVRTTKWVGRQTLSGWSTVGSLDANFERADPQAVIPVGLDDGWCEAPDTVRRLLRRSPGRSVFLVKADTIVLRVGRATVPIWSQEKGKERWLWRRRAESKVADTIHGLVTIGPTLVYGSDRSPRKVQQTDTGQVKRIRRAWRTIRSVWPEGHAVLELLTSRIVPLKAKGVVSFSYRHRPGLSFINCFDRDNLDLLDDLIHENSHHHLNLLLRKHVMYRGDRNQRIFYSPWRRSLRPLRGILHAAFTFTMGAMLFERLSSWASGREGDKQWKRAGLTRRDLQRARFRGLEEIESVRYALQDLRYADRRLGWLTGSGRRLVRQMEKVIAEVEDRLAPHRGDVLRSRFGPALRRHVEQLKKARMTYGPMRLSEV
- a CDS encoding PKD domain-containing protein; the protein is MRTTGGRTDHLMRAMGLASALASFAAPWSIETASAFKIIEPPEGAVLKAGGTVSARVDLGTDRGIVKVRYYWSREGDEVLVEQDDATATGSIIAPVTMIGTAEQDPPFGGALPVPQDGIGPMRLLAVADVSRGRLGTRSVFDELIVSVEPEAVLHAIDFETDKPLQLGRTGQSSAFGHVDSLGKIFELPVVGEFSDGVTRRITRPETGTAYDSSDPRVIKILPDGLLQITGNGKTVITVSNRGKQARLDVEVNVNDEPNEPPIADAGTDKTVKAGTKVKLTGIKSRDPEGDALYYSWSQVRGSKVALLDADNSEASFLAPPVSEPRTYRFKLRVTDKRGADSLPAFVNVTVEP
- a CDS encoding APC family permease; protein product: MLLKRWLVGDPLKTAQAGDQRLSKTLALAIFSSNNISSVAYATEEILLVLVLGGAAAIAWSIPVSLAILFLVLILTISYRQIIYEYPEGGGAYTVAKANLGELPSLVAAGALMISYVVTVAVSIAAGIAALTSAVPGLFPHREALGLVTILFIVIMNLRGVRESGTFFSIPTYFAIAGLSLLVIVGVARSLFDPKLDPATGVSVSPIEQAEPITLFLLLRAFAVGCSAVTGMEVISNGVKAFRYPESKNAAVTMIWMSLILGSLFMGVSWMAYHYHVIPKPDETVVSQLARLTFGTGVLYYAVQIGTMILLILAANSAFAGFPHLASILARDGFMPHQMASIGDRLVFSNGIVLLGVFACLLLVVFEGDTHALIPLYAIGVFMSFTISQSGMVQSWLKRKGEHWRKKLVVNGMGALTTGIATLIIATTKFWDGSWIVLFLIPLLILMFRGIRSHYLAVKEQIALARDSRPPHPRRNLVLLPISGVNKSVVRAVDYARSRGGEIRAILVDVNKEETALAEIQWAQWGCGIPLIVLPSPYRSVLGSIMDFIEEQRQKDPDCWITVVLPEILPARWWQNILHNQRALMLKAALLFKERVVLTDVPFHLTR
- a CDS encoding PilZ domain-containing protein: MGSETDSNRRFAHLRRHCRVRIATPFPCLFALVSPNRRLAVEQGDVGVVYDMSAKGARMMTEAVISPGDRIALSLQFPHHTSPTIIELATVRWGRAQTYGIEFDDRSLIADAGLHTLSGRSSRQFPVSVP